Below is a genomic region from Candidatus Margulisiibacteriota bacterium.
GTTACGGTCTGGAAAGAAAGAAGTGGATATCTTTTTTTTGCCTTTTTTTGTTTTGTTTTTCCTCTTTTTGCCTGTTTCTATGAAGGTTTTTTCAATTAAATTGTAGATATCAGAACGCTGCCGCTCCTTGACCTCGGCTTAAAGGTGGTAATACAACCACCTTCCGGGCTATGATTTGTAGATGAAGGGTTGTGGGTTTGATTCTATTTTTTGGTAGTTGGTAGTTTTTAGTTTAAATCCCTATAAAAATTCTCGTGAGAACCAACCATTTCAAGTAATACAGTATTTTGATCTATTAACCGATAAGCTAACAACAACTGAAGAGTCTGAATTTTAAATTTGTACACCCGAATACCAGCTAAATCACCCTTTTTTTCTTGCCCTATCCGGGTGTCATTGCAAACAAGCCTGATTGCATCATTAACTTCTGATCGTACATTATCAGGCAATTTTTTATACTTCTTTTTGAATTGATTAGTTTGTAATATCTGTATCAAATTTGAACTCCGTATATTCTTTGTTCTCAAATTCTGCTTCACTAATTAAAAGGTCTTCAATAAAACTTATATGCAAATCGGGATTTTCTTTCACCATTTTCCCTAATTTAGCCCAGTATTCAATTTGACCGGCAATCGATCTATGTTCAGCTTGTCCTATAATTTTCGCTTTTTTATATAAATCATCAGAAATTTTTACTGCACTAGACATATACTCATCTCCTTTCTTTCTATTTTATTATACAACCTAATACAACCTAATGCAACTAAATGGAACTTTTTGGTTTTGTTTTGTTTTGCTCCAGGAATATGATCAGGCTTTTGCAGATATCTATATGTTAATTGTTTGGTGGTTGATTGAGGGGTTTTGAATGTGGGTGATGGTTTCGACCGTTATATTTTGATCAATAAAAAACTACGTTGTTTGTCATTCCTGTGAAGACAGGAATCCATCTTT
It encodes:
- a CDS encoding type II toxin-antitoxin system RelE/ParE family toxin; translated protein: MQILQTNQFKKKYKKLPDNVRSEVNDAIRLVCNDTRIGQEKKGDLAGIRVYKFKIQTLQLLLAYRLIDQNTVLLEMVGSHENFYRDLN